In the genome of Candidatus Anoxymicrobium japonicum, the window CAGTACTTTTTGAGCTCGATCCGGTCAGGATCGTTCGTCTTGCTCTTTCTGCTCGTGTAGTTCCTGCGCTTGCACTCCGTGCAGGCCAGTGTAACCAGTACTCTCATGTCTCTCTCTTACTTATAAATCTTGATAACGCGTCCCGCGCCTACAGTCCTTCCGCCCTCACGGATGGCAAAGCGCAGGCCCTCGTCCATGGCTATCGGGGTTATGA includes:
- the rpmG gene encoding 50S ribosomal protein L33; amino-acid sequence: MRVLVTLACTECKRRNYTSRKSKTNDPDRIELKKYCKWCRCHTAHRETR